From the genome of Thermodesulfovibrionales bacterium:
AGGTTTTCTAAGGGTCGGGATGGGTTTCATGGTGAGCCTTGCAATGACAGGCATTCCATTTGATATGCCACCCTCAATTCCACCAGCAAAATTAGATTTTCTGTAATATCCTTTTGCATTTTCATAGAATATCTCATCCATGACCTCTGAGCCCTTTGCTGTACCAGTAAGTATCCCTGCACCTATTTCTACAGCCTTTATTGCCTGAATAGAAGAGAGGGCGAAAACAAGTCTTGCATTTAATCTCCTGTCCCACTGAATATGGCTTCCAAGACCTGGTGGAACATTGACCGCAAAGACCTCAAAAATACCTCCCAGGGTATTTCCCTCCTCAGAAGCCTGGTCAATTAATCTCATTATCTCCTCTGTGGCTTTTTCATCAGGACACCTTACCTCTGAAAGGTCTGCCTTTCTGGACAATTCTATTAATTTCTCTTTATCATGCCAGAAATCCTTTACTGCATGGAGCCCGAGACCCTTACCCCCGATTGAGAGAACATAGCTTCCAATGATAACATTGAACTCTTCAAGAAACCTACGTGCTATGGCACCAAGAGCTACCCTCATGGCAGTTTCTCTCGCAGAGGAGCGTTCCAGTACATTTCTTATATCGTCCTGACCGTATTTCAAAATTCCTGCAAGATCTGCATGCCCGGGTCTTGGTTTGGTTATTTTTTTAACCTCGCTTTTTACTTCTCCAACAGTCATTATCTCCTGCCAGTTTTTCCAGTCTT
Proteins encoded in this window:
- the aroC gene encoding chorismate synthase, with product MLRFLTAGESHGRGLTGILEGIPAGLAISSEYIDRQLQRRQSGYGRGGRMKIESDHAEILSGVRHGKTTGSPVSIFIENKDWKNWQEIMTVGEVKSEVKKITKPRPGHADLAGILKYGQDDIRNVLERSSARETAMRVALGAIARRFLEEFNVIIGSYVLSIGGKGLGLHAVKDFWHDKEKLIELSRKADLSEVRCPDEKATEEIMRLIDQASEEGNTLGGIFEVFAVNVPPGLGSHIQWDRRLNARLVFALSSIQAIKAVEIGAGILTGTAKGSEVMDEIFYENAKGYYRKSNFAGGIEGGISNGMPVIARLTMKPIPTLRKPLKSVDILTHETVEAMYERSDVCAVPAASVIAEAMLCLVIADAFLEKFGGDSIEETRSNYDLYLKRLERR